In Pseudomonas poae, a single genomic region encodes these proteins:
- a CDS encoding cytochrome c oxidase subunit I, whose product MSQPSYLHAQGLRSWLLTRDHKRIAVLYMLTVTFFFFAGGLAASLIRIELVTPEGDLLTADGYNRAFTLHGVIMVWFFLIPSIPSVFGNFLVPIMIGAKDMAFPRLNLFSWYLLLGGGLFTLLALLLGGVDTGWTFYTPLSTMFSNGHVVAVICGVFIAGFSSIFTGVNIIATVHTLRAPGMTWMRLPLFIWSMYATSIILVLATPVLAITLVLVAAEHLFNIGVFDPKLGGDPLLFQHLFWFYSHPAVYIMILPAMGVVSELITAAGHKRIFGYRFVAWSSVAIAVIGFLVWGHHMFVAGQSMYASLVFSLLSFLVAIPSAIKAYNWSATLYKSDLTLHAPFLFALTFIGLFIVGGVTGLFLALLAADLHAHDTYFVVAHFHYIMVGAAVAGYFGALHFWWPKMTGRLYSQLWGKITAILIFCGFNLTFFPQFLLGYLGMPRRYHSYDPDFQFLNVMSSAGASILALAYVLPFFYLIGSLRWGERAPINPWEAAGLEWRVASPPPLHNFEAPVTVDFEAYDYSPGARRDPL is encoded by the coding sequence ATGAGCCAACCCAGCTATTTGCATGCACAGGGCCTGCGGTCATGGTTGCTGACCCGCGATCACAAACGTATTGCGGTGCTGTACATGCTCACCGTGACCTTCTTTTTCTTTGCCGGCGGGCTGGCGGCGAGCCTGATCCGCATCGAACTGGTCACGCCGGAAGGGGATTTGCTCACTGCCGATGGCTACAACCGCGCGTTTACCCTGCACGGGGTGATCATGGTGTGGTTTTTCCTGATTCCGTCGATTCCGAGCGTGTTCGGCAATTTTCTGGTGCCAATCATGATCGGGGCCAAAGACATGGCGTTTCCGCGCCTGAACCTGTTCAGTTGGTACCTGTTGCTGGGCGGTGGTTTGTTCACCCTGCTCGCGCTGCTGTTGGGTGGGGTCGACACCGGCTGGACCTTCTACACGCCGTTGTCGACGATGTTCAGTAACGGCCATGTGGTCGCAGTGATCTGCGGGGTGTTTATCGCCGGGTTTTCGTCGATTTTTACCGGCGTCAATATCATCGCTACCGTGCATACCTTGCGCGCGCCCGGCATGACGTGGATGCGCTTGCCGCTGTTCATCTGGTCGATGTACGCCACCTCGATCATTCTGGTGCTGGCCACGCCCGTGCTCGCGATCACCCTGGTGCTGGTGGCCGCGGAGCACCTGTTCAACATCGGTGTGTTCGACCCGAAACTGGGCGGCGACCCGCTGTTGTTCCAGCATCTGTTCTGGTTCTACAGCCACCCGGCGGTGTACATCATGATTCTGCCGGCCATGGGGGTGGTCAGCGAGTTGATCACGGCGGCGGGGCACAAGCGCATTTTCGGCTACCGCTTTGTCGCCTGGTCCAGCGTGGCGATTGCGGTGATCGGCTTTCTAGTGTGGGGCCATCATATGTTTGTCGCCGGGCAGTCGATGTATGCCAGCCTGGTGTTCTCATTGTTGAGTTTTCTGGTGGCGATTCCGTCGGCGATCAAGGCCTATAACTGGAGTGCCACGCTGTACAAAAGCGACTTGACCCTGCATGCGCCGTTTCTGTTTGCGTTGACCTTTATCGGGTTATTTATCGTCGGCGGCGTCACCGGGCTGTTCCTCGCGCTGCTGGCCGCCGACCTGCATGCCCATGACACCTATTTTGTGGTCGCGCACTTCCACTACATTATGGTCGGCGCCGCCGTGGCCGGGTACTTTGGTGCCTTGCATTTCTGGTGGCCGAAAATGACTGGCCGACTTTACTCGCAATTGTGGGGCAAGATCACCGCGATCCTGATTTTCTGCGGCTTCAATCTGACGTTTTTCCCGCAGTTTCTCCTGGGTTACCTGGGCATGCCGCGTCGCTACCACAGTTACGACCCGGACTTTCAGTTCCTCAACGTGATGTCGTCGGCCGGCGCATCCATCCTGGCGCTGGCCTACGTGTTGCCATTTTTCTACCTGATCGGCTCCCTGCGCTGGGGCGAGCGGGCGCCGATCAATCCCTGGGAGGCGGCCGGGCTGGAGTGGCGCGTGGCTTCGCCGCCGCCGCTGCACAACTTCGAAGCGCCGGTGACGGTGGATTTCGAGGCCTACGATTATTCCCCAGGGGCCCGCCGTGATCCGCTCTGA
- the coxB gene encoding cytochrome c oxidase subunit II produces the protein MNEHFLRLWPAQASDYAVSVDWLVIGFTAMMALFVVPVFVALWVFIWRYRRGRPADRDHRPQSNLPIELAWIILPFIGSLVVFLLSARLFFIARTPPEDALEVQVTARQWMWKFQHQGGQREINTLHVPARRPVKLTMISEDVIHSLFFPSLRIKQDVLPGRYSMLWFQAEHSGTYEVYCAEYCGTDHAAMLARLVVLDPADYEHWLTENGSAADLASQGETLYRQYGCGSCHDSGNAPPLAGVFNRTVQLADGSQVKADEAYLRDSILLPQKQLVAGYLPIMPTYSNLLDEEAVQRLVAYLRELAEKHQ, from the coding sequence ATGAACGAACACTTTCTGCGCCTGTGGCCGGCACAAGCCTCGGACTACGCGGTGTCGGTTGACTGGCTGGTGATCGGCTTCACCGCCATGATGGCGCTGTTCGTGGTGCCGGTGTTCGTCGCGCTCTGGGTGTTTATCTGGCGCTATCGGCGCGGCCGTCCCGCCGACCGCGACCATCGCCCGCAAAGTAATCTGCCTATCGAGCTGGCCTGGATCATCTTGCCGTTCATAGGTTCGCTGGTGGTCTTCCTGTTGTCGGCGCGGCTGTTTTTCATCGCCCGCACGCCGCCGGAGGATGCGCTGGAAGTGCAGGTCACCGCGCGCCAATGGATGTGGAAGTTCCAGCACCAGGGCGGCCAGCGGGAGATCAACACCCTGCATGTCCCGGCCCGGCGTCCGGTGAAGTTGACCATGATTTCCGAAGACGTGATCCACAGCCTGTTTTTCCCCAGCCTGCGCATCAAGCAGGACGTGCTGCCAGGACGCTACAGCATGCTGTGGTTCCAGGCCGAGCACAGCGGCACCTACGAGGTGTACTGCGCCGAATACTGCGGCACCGACCATGCGGCCATGCTGGCACGCCTGGTGGTGCTGGACCCCGCCGACTACGAGCACTGGCTGACTGAAAACGGCAGCGCCGCCGACCTCGCCAGCCAGGGCGAAACCCTGTACCGCCAATACGGCTGCGGCAGTTGCCACGATTCGGGCAACGCGCCACCGCTGGCCGGGGTGTTCAATCGCACGGTACAGCTGGCCGATGGGAGCCAGGTGAAGGCCGATGAAGCCTACCTGCGCGACAGTATCCTGTTGCCGCAAAAACAACTGGTGGCCGGCTACCTGCCGATCATGCCGACCTACAGCAACCTGCTGGACGAAGAGGCCGTGCAGCGGCTTGTCGCTTACCTGCGCGAACTTGCGGAGAAACACCAATGA
- a CDS encoding cytochrome c oxidase polypeptide III translates to MIRSDERPADPFVAWAQQREAARLGMWLFLASEAMMFGSLIMVAWFFRLRHPDGVAEAVAGLNYLLATGNTVLLLTSSLLMTLAASEPRRVGWCLLGAAVLGVLFLGCKGVEYGLEIHEGVLPGFTDHSTWQAPSAQLFMNLYFIATALHGLHVLIAVGLALWLYSALKCDRLAPHQRAMRLEMISLYWHLVDGIWILLFPTLYLVGR, encoded by the coding sequence GTGATCCGCTCTGACGAGAGGCCCGCCGACCCGTTCGTGGCCTGGGCCCAGCAACGCGAGGCCGCCCGCCTGGGCATGTGGTTGTTCCTGGCCAGCGAAGCGATGATGTTCGGCAGCCTGATCATGGTGGCGTGGTTCTTTCGGCTGCGTCATCCGGACGGGGTGGCGGAGGCCGTGGCGGGCCTGAATTACCTGTTGGCGACGGGCAATACAGTCCTGTTGTTGACCAGCAGTTTGTTGATGACCCTGGCCGCCAGCGAGCCACGCCGGGTGGGCTGGTGTCTGCTGGGTGCGGCCGTATTGGGCGTGTTGTTCCTGGGCTGCAAAGGTGTTGAATACGGCCTGGAGATCCACGAAGGCGTGCTGCCCGGCTTTACCGATCACTCAACCTGGCAGGCGCCGTCGGCGCAGTTGTTCATGAACCTGTACTTCATCGCCACGGCGCTGCACGGGCTGCATGTGTTGATCGCGGTCGGCCTGGCCTTGTGGCTGTACAGCGCGTTGAAATGCGACCGGTTGGCGCCTCACCAGCGCGCGATGCGCCTGGAAATGATCAGCCTGTATTGGCACCTGGTGGACGGGATCTGGATCCTGTTGTTTCCCACTCTCTACCTGGTGGGGCGTTGA